GAGGCTCATTGGAACATCTCCTCAGCAGCTGCCAAAAGGGTCTTGCAGACGGCCACTATCATCTGCGACACGACCAGGTGCTTAGGGCATTCACAGAGTGTCTAGATTCAGCTATTAACACCAGCAAACTTCACAGCCCACCAAGGAAAGCAGTCATCCTAATCAGAGCTGGGTAGAAACACCAGGCCCTTGAAAACTAACAACAGGCCTTCTCACAGCCTCTGATTGCCAGCTGCAAGCTGACCTTGGAAAGCAGCTGACATTCCCACAACATATCACAACATCCTCACTCCGTCCAGACATGATCATCACCTCTGAGGCTTCAAAACACCTGATCATGCTAGAACTGACAGTGCCCTGGGAAGAGCGCATAGAGGAAGCAAAGAAACTAGTGCAGGAGTACAGCGGTAGAGGCTGAAGAACCTTCTATGAGCCCATAGAGGTCGGCTGCAGAGGGTTTGAAGGACGCTCACTCTGCAAGGTCCTTACTCGGCTGGGCATAACAGGAGCATAGAAGAAGAGGGCCATTAAATCAGCCAGCGAAGCTGCAGAGAAAACCACTAGGTGGCTTTGATTGAAAACGGCTGATCCGTGGGTAGCTGCTGGGATGCAAGTCGGGCCTGATCAGCCCTGGCTGGGTCACCTGGGCGAGTGTGTATGTTGTGAGACCTCAGGTTACACTGATGATGCATCCCAGTGAATCCTGGAGGTGTTTCCTGAATAATATTGATGTGCCATGGTGGACATctcatcattacattacattgctAATTACAGACAACTCTCCAAACTTCCATTCTTTTCTAAAGTCCTggagaaagttgttttttatccaattacagtatttttttagaCACAAATAGTATTCTTGAGGTGTTTCAGCCCGGGTTTAAAACGCTAATGTATCATCTTGAATACTGGGTGGTTATAAAAGGAGCAGCCCTGGACTGGTTTCATACCTACCTGTCTGAGAGAAGTTTCTGTGTGAGCCTTAACAACTTTGAGTCCTCTTTAGCTCCACTGTTGGGAGCTGCAGGGTTCCATTCATGGACCTGTCCTCTTTTTCTTGTACTTCCTTCAGGTTCTATTTTGAGAAAAGATGGCATTTATTTCCACAGCTATGCAGATGACTGTCAAATTTACATACCACTAACCACTACTCTGTCCACTCactattaaaatgtgttaatgacATTAAGGCATGGATGCCATTAAACTTCCTGAGTTTGaatgacagaaaaatggaaGTTATATTGTTCTGTCTGAGTTGTGCTCCTGACACCCAACTTATTGACCTTGGCTCCTTCTATAAGAACCACTGTTACCAATCCAGGGGTGAAAATAGACTGTGAGTCGAAATTTGACAGTTCAATACTGCTTTTCTCAACTGAGGCAAATGGCTAAGATTAGGTCAGTTCTGTCCAGCAGAGACTTTGAAAAACGTTTACATGCTTTTATCATGACCCGTCTAGACTGTTGTAATGTCCTCTATGTTGGAGTTAGCCAGGCCTCCCTTTCTTGCCTACTGCCTGTTCAGAATGCTGCCGCACGCCTTGGTCTGGTCACGCTGCCAGGTGGcatgcatgtactgtaaatgaaacCTTGTACCATTTGCCATTGGGGTGACAATTTATACGAAGGACCACGGAATAATTTTAGCACAAATTATTGAATATGACAGAAATACTAAACAAAgacccaaaacacatttatatggaataaaacaaacaacgatGAATATCATTCAAGAAAAGTTCTTGGGGTCATGTCAAAATaagctctgaggaaaagtacaGTAATCGAGTCTTTACTTTCATCTTTTTGGCAGTGACCAACAGAAATCATGAGAGATACAAATGCCTCTTGcctcttctttaaaaaaaaaaaagaataataacagGTACATTATCATGTGAGACTctatttgtttgtgtacttgtctttattttttttcatagttTCGGGCCTTAGCTTTTTCCCCACAATTCAGCATTAACCCACTTTAGTTCCTGATTGAGGACTACTGTCCAATCCAAACCTCAGGTGTGAGACTGTAGACTTTATAAATTGCCTTATTGTTTGCTCtgtccctctcattctctcctcagcccagtgaaacattatgacttcacttgttttattgtctttgctTTACTCTATCAGTGTCTTCACTTTAACTGATAGCTCACTCTCCAGCATCACAACTGAAgctccaccagcagcctcaaactgcactcttctaaacagcttccaGCCAGGATTTTTTGTCCAGGGTGACTATGTCATTGGTGGGATTTTCCcccttcattttaatctgaaaatgccaGACATTAACAGCACCTACAGACCACTACCAATAAATTGCCATGGGTGAGTTTCATAGATGATAGTGGGAGGATTTTACTTACATTTTCCTGTATAAATTATGTCTAATTTTGCACTCTTAATATAAAATGGAGTAGACAGAATGTGTTAATAATCATTAGAGTCTTTATATGAACAGACTACATTCATCTGTATCGCCCACAGACTTTATCCCAGGGCTTTCCGGTGGGCTCAGACTATGAGACTGGCAGTAgaggagataaaccagaatccagtgctGTTGCTGAATCACACTCTGGGCTACAAAATCTATGATTCGTGTAgatatccactgacaggacaAAGAGCTGTTTTATCGATGCTGAATGGGgtgagtgaggaaaactctTTTATGTGGACAAATGCCTCGTCACTCCTTGCTGTGATTGGGCCTTCTGGATCTGCTCAGTCTATTGTTGTGTCAAAAATCCTGCAGCCATTCAGGATCCCCATGGTAACAGTGACTTGTATTTAtgtcaatcatcacaaaaaaaattattattttctcagtaacactgcactttgtttttacacagatcagctaTGCTTCTtcgtgtgcatgtttgtcagacagagtaaaatatccaaccttcttcagagtaattcctagtgatgactaccaggtaaaatgtaaaacatgtggtcagTTATTGTTATCAGTCAAAGCTTGACACATTTACTACTCTGTCATCAGAAAGAATTTTTACAACCACCTTTAAAATTGATGTAAAtcttcaaacactgaaaaatgaattgaaatatATGAGTTTTCCTCTTTCCTATATGCTGTTTGTCTTCTTTACAGTTTTGGTCCTTGTAATAATCACTGATAATTGTTATCAgtacatttaaattatatttgtttgtattgttaaatctttattattgatgtttgtcAATGTCTTCATTATAAGTCGTTCTGCTTTTTTTAGAGTCTTATATATACAGCACTGCTTACATTTTATTAAGATGTAACAATGCTGGTGTCGTcccaataatgaaataatacatcaatatttctttgttctgcCAAACTTCCATGCCTTATAGTTTACAGAATACATCCATGTTATAACAGGGCCCTAATCCAAATAATTTATGAAGatattgctttttatttgttcaagTTTTTTAATGTCTGCAATATGAAACTGGGTGagttgtctttttctgttgagcccaggtgaaagccattgcacagctgctggtgcactttaactggacttgggtggggctgctgcgaggAGACAATGATTATGGCCGCTTTGCTGCAAAAGGTTTACTGAGAGAATTACAGGAAACAAAAGTATGTGTAGCGTACCAAGAAATTATTCCTCTGCTCTACACTCGCCAGGGGGGACTAAGGATAatgaaggtatgaaaacactgtgggCACTATTGACTCCTTTCCcgctttaaactacagtttttttcattcacccattcacacactgccaggaCAGTAATGTGAGGTTAAGTATCTTGCCCAAAGAAACATCAACATGTAGACtcgtggagccaggaatcaaaccctcaaccttTCAGTttaaagacaactcactctaccactgaccctctttaatatgtttatataaCACCACGGGTTGCATTAACCAAATATTTTCCATCATTTTTAAAACGGTGACGGAAAAATCTGAGGTCCACAATAAGTCAGTACATGTGCTTTTAATCAGAAATGACAAAAGGATAAGAGTTGCAAAATGCAAGACTATGTCTAGAAAATAAACAGGGTCATTACAcgaagaagatgaaaaatgttaCAGGTGAAACTATTGAGGCAGAGCATAAAATCTCAATGGTGGGAAAATAAAGGGTGTGAGGTCAATAGACAATATTAGCGCCAACAtacaacaggaaatgatgaatcatgtaaacaaaaacatgacttcacTTCTTTTCTTCAAAATTAACTCCTGAAATATTGCCTTCTAAGATCTACACTAGAAATACTAgttatttttcactgtgtacatctgagtttttcttattgtcaatcggttttgattttgtctctgtgtaaaaCTCTGTCATCTACATTATCTGACTCTGTAAAGGTGATGCTTAGCTCTACTGCAAAAGTGGTGGTGGTATTTGCAGGCGAGGGGGAGATGACACCTTTCTTGGGAGactacatgactcagaacatcacTGGAATCCAGTGGGTGGGGAGTGAAGCCTTGATCACAGTATCAGCCTTTTCAGGGAGAGAGTATTACCCTTACTTGGGAGGAACCATTGGGTTTGGCACCAAAAAAGGTCATATCTCCAGActgggtgacttcctgcagacagtaaaccctaagagatatcctgacaatgtcctggtgcatgagctgtgggagtctctgtatggttgcagtccttttccatcctctgtcacccagATGCCGCCCTGCTCCGGGCAGGAGTCTCTGCTTGAACAGcactcagcctacatgaatacatccagccctAGAGTAGCCTATAATGTATATAAGGCTGTACATGCCattgctcattccctgcacaacctccttctctgtcagccagggaaggggcctttccagaacaattcatgtgctcagagcaacaacatacatccttggcaggtactgtataatACACTGTTATTTTACCATTACAAATTGTGGGTCAAAGCCCATTTACCAAAGTCATGCAGCATAATGTACATATGGCAAACACATTTTCGGTGTTGCCtctaaatttaaaattttaacctaaaaaaaaaaaaaatcaagataaaacactttcattaataatatattttatgaaaatgtttaagTTGTTTATTGTTCCATTGTAGACACAACAAGATATTTTAATTTCCATGTGATGTGTTCACTTTAACGGTTTGTTACATTTCTACTACTATACAAATTTAGGCTGTGGATTTTTAGGGGCCTTAAAACCTCAAACTCTGAAGACTGGGAAGCTCTGCAAGACAGCATTATACTGAACACATTGTTTAAAGCAATTCAGTGTTTCTTCTTGTGCATTTCTTAATTTTCAAGCTGCAACActacctccaggaagtgaacttccagattgctggtgaggaggtggactttgatgccaagggtgactctgtaccctattatgatattatcaactggcagagaggccCAGCAGGAAACATTGAGTTTGTCAACGTGGGTTTGTATGATGGAACCAAGGctgttggagaggagctgttgatccaggaggacgggataatgtgggcaggacatcagagtgaggcaagctgctcacactgtgtttttaccttcatcagatgccaactgttgaagttctgtaggttgagatggaggtaagtcaggtGAACTGAACAGACTGGATCTGAAACAGGataatttgttttcatacacaacaaaGTTTCTAAGCCCAACTGGATTATGATGTCTTTGGTAAACTACTATCCACTGTGTTTACCTCATTGATCTTTCTTCATggaatgtaagagtgaatggttgtttgtctctgtgtgctggACTGGTGACCCCTCCTGGGTCTGACTCCGTATTTTGttctttgtcagctgggattggctccagctcccacGACTctcatgtgtaggataaagcagtagacaatgaattaatCTTTCTTCATGACATTAAAGGCTTCTGAAAGATGTGGCACAGATTTACAGCTAAATATATTTAAGAGAACCACAGGTTTTGGAATAGCTTATGGGCAGGAACCCAGTCCTCAGTGTACACCTTACAACCATGTGACCATCAAAAAGTTGTTTGATGACGACTGGCATACCTGTAGACAAGGGCTGGgcgattttatttttatttttttaatttattttaatatatatcgaGATATAAACAAGATATAACACGGGACAACATCGCTATCAATAATAGTTCATTTTgcgttaaaatgacaatacatgggCCGCAAGTTTGCAcctatttctcctctccctgcatccctatacacacacacataccctttgtgctccccctcccctctcacCTACACTCAGTAACAACATGGAgacgaggatgatgatgatgaggaggagttGGATAGTAAACGAAAAAAACAATGGCTGGATaatttggaggtggtttggtTTTAAAGTGTCAGATGACCAGCAACAAAATGTGTTCTGGAAAGAATGTCGGTCTTTTGTCACGCACTGACTGCTATTGCTATGGAACCGGGAGGAAACTGTTCCCATACACATGCGCTTGCCTCCTGAGCAATGCTCACTTTAGCAGAtactccaccttgtggccagaaagagaaagacaccTCTCTGTGCAActtctcatcacagaaactggagcacagaTACTATTTTATGATCTccacagaacaatacatacaaaaatgacattataaactctgaacatttgaaatgaaataacttgaaAACTATGTATGGAGGGGTCCTTACACTAGTGTtatcatatttccatcatctgtttttgttgtttcttttctttatgaaataacagtttgcagtgcagttgcagtaaatacgTCAGTGGAAAGGTGTTTATTGTTACTGTAaaaattgtaacagtattgtattttttaattaattactgtatattattgtcatgcaggaaagatttcttatttttttcaaggagcatttttatttctgtgacctCTGATATTTGGCATGTGGCTTGAACTTATAAaagactgtttgtttattgtttaaagGGTTTGGAAGACATTTTATCTGatatgctataatgctttgggggaaaccccaattatgtcacagaaaaaatattgagatatataTCGAGTATCGCCATTCAGCTAAAACATATCgagatatgacttttagtccatatcgcccagccctactgTAGACTATGTCTGACATCTGCAGACAAAATACTTCATATCTAACCAGCGTAAAACTCAGAACACTGTGTTAAACCCACTTGAGAAACTAGAAGTGACACATACTTCATTGACATGTGGTTTGGAGGAATGTTCCATCTGTCAAAAGATTAACCAATAAAATGTACCAATATCAGCACATGGTTTCTCCACTCTAGGTGCCAgtatctgtgtgcagtgccagttgtcttccaggcttccggaaggctgtccgtcgtggggagcctatctgctgctttgactgtgtaccatgtgacagtggcaaaattagcaatcagacaagtgagtttgagctgaaatataaaatgtcaaggCAAATCCATTCTTACAATTGTAGTACAGAAGTAATGCAAGACTGAAAATTATTCATGCTTTCTTCCCTTTAGACTCAGTAGATTGTACaatttgtcctgaggacttctggtcaaacaacgacagaacagcctgcatctccaagaaagtggagtaTTTGACCTTCGATTCATTGGGaatagccctgacagtgatgtctgtggtgggcgcctgcttcactctggctgtctgtggagtcttcttctgtcacagacacacagccattgtccgtgtgaataactctgagctcagtttcttcatactgtttgcactgactctgtgtttcctgtgttctctgcttttcattggaaagccaacatattggtcctgcatgctgcgccacactgcctttagcatcacattttcactgtgtatttcctgcatcctggggaagaccctggtggtactggctgcattcactgccaccaggccagggcataacatcatgaagtggctggggcctaagcagcagaggaccatcatctccagctgcactctggttcaggtggttatctgtgctgcctggctcattgatgtccccccgtttccatccagaaatacacaatatgaacattcaaagatcatattggagtgtagtgtgggctCTAGCCTGGCATTCTGGTGCgttcttggatatattggtctacaggcctgtctgtgctttgtattggcttttctggCCCGAAAGTTGCCAGGGaacttcaacgaggccaagttcatcacattcagcatgctaatcttctgtgctgtgtggctagcattcatccctgcttatatcagctcccctggaaattatgcagatgcagttgagtcatttgccatcttggcctccagctttggcttattgttctgcctgtttgctccaaagagttacattattttactgaagcctgaaaagaatacaaaacagcacctgatggggaaagaaaataaatgatgaaacacaaattaaCCCAAAGCTATTGAGTCAGTAGCAAATGGACTTGTAGATTTCTTTCGGTGACTTATGGACAActaaccatttaaaaaacatgttcattaatcaataatgttttaatattgatatttatttacagatattGATTCTAGTattcaaaaatgacttttacAACCCCAGTGCTTGCTTGGTGTATTTGTGTGGGTATGTCTGTTTTGACTCTCAACCTCCTGCACACAGGAGTCTTGAGTTGGTTAACAGTGGAGGCAATAAAAGGTGCTGCAGCTTTGTGAGACCTTGATGGTGTTCATACTCCTTTTTGTGGAAAGGAGGGTGTTTGCTGTGGTGTTTTCCCTCCTtggatgtgtgtatgttttttcttGTCTATCAACCTGGTTCTTTGTTTGGCTATTTTTGAGACCAAAACGTCAGGTTTGAACTCCTTGGAACTTGAATCtacttttaaataaagtaaaatattgtatttttatgtgtcAACTGCCCCTGCTGCCCTTCTTTTCTAACCCCggtgtattattgttgttttacaagccaagttccctttccccttggccacgggctgcccaacAACAACACTAAGTCTGGGTTTAAAATCCTACTCTGCACTATTAAGGGTTTTTAATGGCATATTCTTAGCCAATCTCTCGGGGAAGCAGGAGACGTGGTGACCTGAGGCAGAACACCACAAATGGGTAATCCGGAAGTCAGAGTtgtaatgtcacaaaataaagtCTACAACGTTACCACTGGTGGAGCAAAACAATCTGACGCTGCTGACTGGGATGGCAAGGCTTAAGAAAACTCATGATTGATCGtcaggagcaggtgaggaggaCCCGCCGCAGGTGTTGCTGATCACCAGCGTCATCAGTGGAAGTAGGTCAGCCACGCCTTctgcagagagaggggagagagagagagagcagcacggaggaaaaccacaacaataataatagtggAGGAGAGTGGGATCGTGACACTTTGACCAACAAGGGTCCTTTTTTTCACGACATCCTGGATGAATGCCTAACTGAAACGTGGCAACAGCCCAGTGATTATTCACAATTAAATGAATGTATCCCTCCTGGGTTTGTTTACATCTGCAACAAATCTCATGCCAAAGGAGAGTCCGCTCCGATCAACAGTCGTGCCGGGTACAGAGGGACGCCCAGTCTTACTTCTATGAAAAAATCAAAGAAGGCTAATCTGTGGAACGAGTCCACAAATAGGTTCTTGAACAGCTTGCTGCTGGAAGGGGCTTAACGGTGCAGTTACGTCCGCCATGAAGAAGTTGGAAAGACTGGGTGATCTAATCTATGCCTATGGAGTGGAACGATTTGAAGTGGTCGAAGGCAAAGGAGCTACTCCGTTAATTCCAATTCAGGTCCAGAAGCATCTCAGTCGTCAAGGGGAAACTTTCAGACCACTGCTGTCACATTGGCGAGGAACCCATTCCAACAGTCTCCGAGAAGCCTGTGAAGAGTCTAGGTCATTGGTATGATGCCTCCCTCAAAGACAAAGAGCAAATAGAGCAGCTCAGGAAGGAGGTAGCCAGCGGCCTGGAAAACATCGGCATTGTGCACTCGTGTGCGATGGCGGTGCGCATGAGTGCAGCGGCTTCTCTAGCTCCCGGATTTATGCCCAATTTAGTTGGTTCCACAGCCAACTGTAATTATTCTGCTTGTGTAAACGAGCGTGCAAACTGACGGATTATATACAGCCGAACAGTACTTCTCGAGATAGGAACTGTTTGGCtacaattacaacaacaacaacaacaactacaacctCAGCTCCTGAGCTCAGAGCTAAGCTAGCTAAGCTACGGCTCTGGAGGACACCGGACTGGTGTAGCAGAGTGCTGCGGGGAGATGGCAAGAGGAAGCAGCATGAGTGAAAACAGAAGCGGGGCAAGCGGGCCAACAGACCACCGATCCCATCCGTGTTCCTGGCTAATGCCCGCTCACAAGACCGTGTATACTCCAACATTTGACGTGCATATAGATCCGTGCCCTGCCTCCCCCTCTAGTTCTCCGATCACATCTCCATCATGCTGGTCCCTGTTTACCAGCCACTGCGTAGACACAACAGACCTGCACAGATGACGATCACGGTGCGGCCCAGTGATGCTGACGCCAAACTGCAGGACTGCTTTGAGTGAAAAACAGATCCACAGAGGACGACATCTCTTCTGTGGTCCACACAGCCCTCAGTCACCTGGAGAGCAAAGACTCCTACGTCCTTCTGCTCTTCCTCGACTTCACATCAGCCTTCAACACTATCATACCACAGACTGTGATCCATAAACTGTTTTCACTCAGACTGAGCCCCCTCCTCTGCAACTGGGTCCTGGACTTCCTGACAGACAGGCCGCAGTCAGTGAGGATCCACGACATCTCCTCTACCTCCATCACCCTCAGCACTGgctccccccagggctgcgtgcTGAGCCCTCTTCTGTTCACCCCGCTCACACATGACTGCTCACCTAAACATCCGAGCTGTCATATTGTGAAAtttgctgatgacacagcagttGTTGGACGCATCAGCAACAACGATGAGTCAAGCCACAGGCGGGAATAGGAACACCTGGAGTGTTGGGACAGGGAAaacggtccagcctacatccaggacatgatcaaaacctacaccccagcccgcccactccgctcagCATctgcaaaccggcttgctgccccctcactgagaggatcacagaggcattCCCAGATCTTGAGACTGTttactgtcctagctcccaaatggtggaacgccTCCACCTCTTCTGCcgcaactaaaaacacatttcttccgactctaccttgactaagacgacggcgacaaaaaaaaaacaaacttgttaaAATCCCAAGTCTCCACCtcacctgtctcctcctcacctgcctcATCACTGCCACACCTACCTGGACCACACCCCTAAGGCTATATAATCCGCCCCTTCTGCCCTTTGACCCCCCATTTTCCCTCCAAACAATCCACGAGAACAAAGGAACACTGGCTGTGAGTTTTAAGGACGTTTACtcatttaatgattcatttggtTGATACTACATATTGTTTAAAGATTtacttattgtttgtgtttctttatacTAGATTCCTCAGTTTAATCCTTTGttaaagagaggaaagtaagaGTGG
The nucleotide sequence above comes from Solea senegalensis isolate Sse05_10M linkage group LG3, IFAPA_SoseM_1, whole genome shotgun sequence. Encoded proteins:
- the LOC122765748 gene encoding extracellular calcium-sensing receptor-like gives rise to the protein MTSLVLLSLLYSISVFTLTDSSLSSITTEAPPAASNCTLLNSFQPGFFVQGDYVIGGIFPLHFNLKMPDINSTYRPLPINCHGLYPRAFRWAQTMRLAVEEINQNPVLLLNHTLGYKIYDSCRYPLTGQRAVLSMLNGVSEENSFMWTNASSLLAVIGPSGSAQSIVVSKILQPFRIPMISYASSCACLSDRVKYPTFFRVIPSDDYQVKAIAQLLVHFNWTWVGLLRGDNDYGRFAAKGLLRELQETKVCVAYQEIIPLLYTRQGGLRIMKVMLSSTAKVVVVFAGEGEMTPFLGDYMTQNITGIQWVGSEALITVSAFSGREYYPYLGGTIGFGTKKGHISRLGDFLQTVNPKRYPDNVLVHELWESLYGCSPFPSSVTQMPPCSGQESLLEQHSAYMNTSSPRVAYNVYKAVHAIAHSLHNLLLCQPGKGPFQNNSCAQSNNIHPWQLQHYLQEVNFQIAGEEVDFDAKGDSVPYYDIINWQRGPAGNIEFVNVGLYDGTKAVGEELLIQEDGIMWAGHQIDCTICPEDFWSNNDRTACISKKVEYLTFDSLGIALTVMSVVGACFTLAVCGVFFCHRHTAIVRVNNSELSFFILFALTLCFLCSLLFIGKPTYWSCMLRHTAFSITFSLCISCILGKTLVVLAAFTATRPGHNIMKWLGPKQQRTIISSCTLVQVVICAAWLIDVPPFPSRNTQYEHSKIILECSVGSSLAFWCVLGYIGLQACLCFVLAFLARKLPGNFNEAKFITFSMLIFCAVWLAFIPAYISSPGNYADAVESFAILASSFGLLFCLFAPKSYIILLKPEKNTKQHLMGKENK